The Bacillus sp. Marseille-Q1617 genome has a segment encoding these proteins:
- a CDS encoding pyridoxal phosphate-dependent aminotransferase: MTTFKKAERIDSLPQQFFASLTAKVQKVLKEGFDVINLGQGNPDQPTPPHIVEALVKASKSPGNHKYSPFRGLDSCREAISVFYEREYGVDIDPHEEVAVLFGGKAGLVEIPQCLLDPGETVLVPDPGYPDYLSGVSLAEARMVTMPLKEENHFLPDYERIAREDIEKAKLMFLNYPNNPTGAVASRSFFEDTVSFAKQNDICVVHDFAYGAIGFEGKKPVSFLEAEGAKDTGIEIYTLSKTYNMAGWRVGFAVGNKSVIEAINILQDHMYVSLFGAVQEAAVAALLGSQKCVEELVDTYESRRKTFINGLQNIGWEVKAPAGSFFAWLKVPPGFSSVEFADYLLEEIKVAVAPGVGFGEHGEGYVRVGLLTSVERLEEAVRRIENLKLFDKKD; the protein is encoded by the coding sequence ATGACAACCTTTAAAAAAGCAGAACGCATTGACTCGCTGCCGCAGCAATTTTTTGCATCATTGACAGCAAAAGTCCAGAAAGTGCTGAAAGAAGGATTTGATGTGATTAACTTGGGGCAGGGGAACCCCGATCAGCCTACACCCCCGCATATCGTGGAAGCGCTGGTGAAAGCATCAAAATCACCAGGAAATCATAAATATTCCCCTTTTCGGGGTTTGGATTCCTGCAGGGAAGCCATATCTGTTTTTTATGAACGGGAATATGGTGTGGACATCGATCCTCATGAAGAAGTTGCAGTCCTGTTCGGAGGGAAGGCAGGGCTGGTGGAGATACCCCAATGCCTGTTGGACCCCGGTGAGACAGTATTGGTTCCGGATCCGGGGTATCCGGATTATTTGTCAGGGGTATCCCTTGCGGAAGCACGGATGGTAACGATGCCGTTGAAAGAAGAGAATCATTTTCTCCCGGATTATGAGAGGATTGCAAGAGAGGACATTGAAAAAGCAAAGCTCATGTTTTTGAACTATCCCAATAACCCTACAGGAGCGGTTGCCTCCCGTTCATTTTTCGAAGATACAGTATCATTCGCGAAACAAAATGATATCTGTGTCGTCCATGATTTTGCCTACGGTGCAATCGGCTTCGAAGGGAAAAAGCCTGTCAGCTTTTTGGAAGCAGAAGGGGCAAAGGACACAGGCATTGAAATCTATACGCTTTCAAAAACCTATAATATGGCCGGTTGGAGAGTGGGCTTTGCAGTCGGGAATAAAAGTGTGATCGAAGCCATTAACATTCTTCAGGATCACATGTATGTAAGTCTTTTCGGGGCTGTCCAGGAAGCTGCAGTGGCTGCTTTACTCGGATCTCAGAAGTGCGTCGAAGAACTTGTCGATACTTATGAATCCAGAAGAAAAACATTCATAAACGGGCTGCAAAATATCGGATGGGAGGTTAAAGCACCAGCAGGTTCTTTCTTTGCATGGCTTAAGGTTCCCCCCGGCTTTTCCTCTGTGGAGTTTGCAGATTACCTCCTTGAAGAAATTAAAGTCGCTGTAGCACCAGGTGTAGGGTTTGGAGAACATGGTGAAGGATATGTCCGCGTAGGTTTATTGACCAGTGTAGAACGTCTGGAAGAAGCTGTGCGCAGGATTGAAAATTTGAAATTGTTTGATAAAAAAGATTGA
- a CDS encoding 2,3-diketo-5-methylthiopentyl-1-phosphate enolase — protein sequence MGEVIATYVMTGKIGTFEKKAEGIALGLTVGSWTDLPLLEKEQLRKYKGRVVEVKENEGRDGGRAEIQIAYPSGNYSNDIPAILTTVFGKLSLDGQVKLKDLQFSRELKKEYPGPRFGIEGIREKVKVFERPLLMSIFKGVIGRDLEYLQSQLKAQALGGVDLVKDDEILFDNELTPFADRIKTGHKVLREVYEETGKRTLYAVNLSGRTKGLKEKARKARELGADALLFNVFTYGLDVLQELREDDEIGLPIMAHPSFSGAAAASPQYGVSYSLWLGKFLRMTGADFSLFPSPYGSVALERKQVMAIRDELINSDRFKETFPVPSAGIHPGLVPQLMKDFGDDCVINAGGGVHGHPDGAVGGGKAFLQAIDSVLRGTSLADAAVHHAELDQALQLWGQEVKVSG from the coding sequence GTGGGAGAAGTTATTGCTACATATGTCATGACAGGAAAGATCGGGACCTTTGAAAAAAAAGCGGAAGGAATCGCGCTTGGACTAACTGTCGGTTCTTGGACCGATCTTCCATTACTGGAGAAAGAACAATTAAGAAAGTACAAAGGCAGGGTAGTGGAGGTTAAAGAAAATGAAGGCAGAGATGGGGGAAGGGCGGAAATACAGATCGCCTATCCATCCGGAAACTACTCTAATGATATACCGGCGATTCTTACAACTGTCTTTGGAAAACTGTCTCTTGATGGGCAAGTGAAGCTGAAGGATCTTCAATTTTCAAGAGAATTAAAGAAGGAGTATCCGGGTCCCCGATTTGGGATTGAAGGAATCAGGGAAAAAGTGAAAGTTTTTGAGAGGCCGCTATTAATGAGCATTTTCAAAGGGGTGATCGGTAGGGATCTGGAATACCTGCAGTCCCAGCTTAAAGCCCAGGCTTTGGGCGGAGTGGATTTAGTGAAAGACGATGAAATCCTTTTTGATAACGAATTGACTCCATTTGCTGACAGAATCAAAACCGGACATAAAGTACTCCGTGAGGTCTATGAAGAAACGGGAAAACGAACTCTCTACGCAGTCAACTTATCTGGAAGAACCAAAGGCTTGAAAGAAAAAGCGAGGAAAGCAAGAGAGCTTGGGGCGGATGCCTTATTATTTAATGTATTTACCTACGGCCTGGATGTACTGCAGGAGTTAAGGGAGGATGATGAAATCGGCCTTCCTATAATGGCGCACCCTTCTTTTTCGGGGGCTGCAGCTGCTTCTCCGCAATACGGGGTGAGTTATTCTTTATGGCTTGGTAAGTTTCTAAGAATGACAGGAGCTGATTTCTCTTTATTTCCATCACCATATGGGAGTGTGGCATTAGAAAGAAAACAAGTGATGGCCATCAGGGATGAATTGATAAATTCAGATCGGTTTAAGGAGACGTTTCCAGTCCCTTCAGCGGGGATCCATCCCGGGCTGGTCCCCCAATTGATGAAAGATTTTGGGGACGATTGCGTCATCAATGCAGGTGGAGGAGTGCACGGACATCCTGATGGTGCAGTGGGAGGCGGGAAAGCGTTCCTGCAGGCAATCGATAGTGTATTGAGAGGTACTTCACTGGCAGATGCGGCTGTACATCATGCAGAACTGGATCAGGCTCTGCAATTATGGGGACAGGAGGTTAAAGTAAGTGGCTAA
- the mtnK gene encoding S-methyl-5-thioribose kinase: MSTIPVSSYQSLNEQTALDLAISLNFFEKGAELTCREIGDGNLNLVFQISEKGKKGIIIKQALPYAKVVGESWPLTVDRARIEANALKLQQTYAGEFVPEVFYSDDKLAVTIMEDLSSLGIVRSGLIKGDTYPLLSEHIGTFLANTLYHTSDYALHPFKKKEYVKTFSNPELCKITEDLVLTDPFFNSETNDYEEELLPLLKDLWNDFSLKLEVAKLKKCFITESEALLHGDLHTGSIFADEFQTKVIDPEFAFYGPIGFDIGQFIANLTFQVIAREDDKGKDEIIRHITNTWNVFSETFSNHWQESGDAYTKVDGYLDYVLDKAFKDSIGFSGCELIRRTVGLAHVADLDSISDKEKRLRAKRSCLSLGRELILKRRTYSTIEEFTEFIRSHTS; encoded by the coding sequence ATGTCAACCATTCCTGTCTCGAGCTATCAATCTTTAAATGAACAAACCGCATTGGATTTAGCAATCAGTTTAAACTTTTTTGAAAAAGGAGCGGAATTGACCTGCCGTGAAATTGGGGATGGAAATTTAAATCTGGTTTTTCAAATAAGTGAAAAAGGAAAGAAAGGAATTATCATTAAGCAGGCATTGCCCTATGCAAAAGTGGTTGGTGAGAGCTGGCCATTAACGGTCGATCGTGCCAGAATCGAAGCAAATGCATTGAAACTGCAGCAAACATATGCCGGTGAATTTGTCCCCGAGGTATTCTATAGTGATGATAAACTTGCTGTTACCATAATGGAGGATCTAAGTTCCCTTGGAATTGTCCGTTCAGGACTGATAAAAGGAGACACCTATCCACTTTTATCTGAACATATCGGAACATTCCTGGCAAATACTCTTTATCATACTTCTGACTATGCCCTGCATCCTTTTAAGAAAAAAGAATATGTCAAAACCTTTTCCAACCCTGAACTCTGCAAGATTACGGAGGATCTTGTTTTGACCGATCCATTTTTCAACAGTGAAACGAATGATTATGAAGAAGAACTGCTCCCTCTGCTCAAAGATTTGTGGAATGATTTCAGTCTGAAACTTGAAGTGGCGAAGCTGAAGAAATGCTTTATTACAGAGAGTGAGGCGCTATTGCATGGCGACCTGCATACTGGAAGTATTTTTGCTGATGAATTTCAAACCAAGGTGATTGATCCTGAATTTGCTTTTTATGGTCCTATCGGCTTCGATATCGGTCAATTTATTGCAAACCTGACATTCCAGGTAATAGCAAGGGAGGACGATAAAGGAAAAGATGAAATCATCCGGCATATCACCAATACATGGAACGTATTCTCAGAAACGTTTTCGAATCATTGGCAGGAAAGCGGAGATGCGTACACTAAGGTTGATGGCTACTTGGATTATGTACTGGATAAAGCCTTTAAAGACAGTATAGGATTCAGTGGATGTGAGCTTATCAGGAGAACTGTCGGTCTTGCACATGTTGCAGATCTGGATTCCATTTCAGATAAAGAAAAGAGGCTGCGGGCTAAAAGAAGCTGTCTTTCTTTAGGGAGAGAATTGATTTTAAAAAGACGAACGTACTCAACAATTGAAGAATTCACAGAATTCATTCGAAGTCATACATCTTAA
- a CDS encoding methylthioribulose 1-phosphate dehydratase, whose translation MMDYKAQWEELAAVKKELAERDWFMGTSGNLAIRVSSSPTSFLVTASGKDKRKQTDEDFLLVDQYGVALEDTNLRPSAETLLHCSIFRKSGAGCSLHVHTVPNNVVSELYGDKGEVTFKNQELIKAFDKWEEGDTLTIPIIHNHASIPDLSEEFSRHVREDKGAVLIRNHGITVWGQNGFEAKKLLEACEFLFQYQLSLLSLKNTIQSA comes from the coding sequence ATGATGGACTATAAAGCTCAATGGGAAGAACTTGCTGCAGTAAAAAAAGAACTTGCGGAACGTGACTGGTTCATGGGGACAAGTGGAAACCTTGCCATCAGGGTCAGCTCTTCTCCAACGAGTTTTTTGGTTACGGCAAGCGGAAAGGATAAAAGAAAGCAAACAGATGAAGATTTCCTGCTCGTCGATCAATATGGAGTTGCGCTTGAAGATACCAATTTGCGTCCCTCGGCCGAAACGCTGCTGCACTGCAGTATATTTCGCAAAAGCGGGGCGGGCTGCAGTCTTCATGTCCATACGGTCCCCAATAATGTAGTGAGTGAGCTTTATGGCGACAAAGGTGAAGTTACTTTTAAAAACCAGGAATTGATTAAGGCTTTTGATAAGTGGGAAGAAGGTGACACGCTAACCATCCCTATCATCCATAATCATGCCAGCATTCCCGATTTATCCGAAGAATTTTCCCGCCATGTCCGGGAAGATAAAGGAGCCGTTTTAATCCGCAATCATGGCATCACTGTATGGGGACAAAACGGCTTTGAGGCTAAAAAGCTTCTGGAAGCTTGCGAGTTTCTATTTCAATATCAATTGTCACTGCTATCGTTAAAGAATACCATTCAATCAGCATAG
- a CDS encoding carbon-nitrogen family hydrolase, with protein sequence MSTKIGLAQMDITFGAPTENKKRVHQWVKEASEAGCNIVVFPELWTTGYDLTRIGEIADEDAHDISAFLSELSSRYNIHIVGGSIASKTKEGISNTLLVSDCDGKIIKQYNKLHLFKLMDEHHYLLPGKEDGSFTLMDTQMAGMICYDIRFPEWFRKHVIDGAKVVFVVAQWPAERITHWKTLLLARAIENQCFVIACNRSGSDPKNEFGGNSLIISPWGEIIAEGTLYEELLTAEIDLNEVEEVRKKIPIFQDRRPDFY encoded by the coding sequence TTGTCAACGAAAATTGGACTAGCGCAAATGGATATTACATTTGGTGCTCCTACCGAAAATAAGAAAAGAGTTCATCAATGGGTAAAAGAAGCGAGTGAAGCAGGCTGTAATATCGTCGTATTTCCTGAATTGTGGACGACCGGTTATGATTTAACCAGAATCGGGGAAATCGCCGATGAAGATGCTCATGACATTTCTGCCTTTCTTTCGGAGCTTTCTTCTCGCTACAACATTCATATTGTCGGAGGATCGATTGCGAGCAAAACAAAAGAGGGTATTTCGAATACCCTTCTCGTATCTGACTGTGACGGGAAAATAATCAAACAGTATAATAAACTCCATCTCTTTAAATTGATGGATGAACATCACTACCTGCTGCCCGGTAAAGAAGATGGCTCATTCACATTGATGGATACTCAGATGGCCGGTATGATCTGCTATGATATCCGTTTCCCGGAATGGTTCCGGAAACATGTCATCGATGGTGCGAAAGTGGTGTTCGTGGTTGCTCAGTGGCCTGCAGAAAGAATCACTCATTGGAAGACCCTTTTATTGGCAAGGGCCATTGAAAATCAGTGTTTCGTCATTGCCTGTAATCGTTCAGGCAGCGACCCCAAGAATGAGTTTGGGGGGAACTCGCTGATCATAAGCCCATGGGGGGAGATCATAGCGGAAGGAACCCTTTACGAAGAATTGCTTACCGCAGAAATCGATTTGAATGAAGTCGAAGAAGTCAGGAAAAAAATACCTATTTTTCAAGATCGACGTCCAGATTTCTATTAA
- the mtnA gene encoding S-methyl-5-thioribose-1-phosphate isomerase, with amino-acid sequence MTRTTPTIPTSLQFRDDHLEILNQQKLPHKIEYLQLYTLNEFYDAIVTLKVRGAPAIGITAAYGIALSMNHFDTDCLSDFMVRFKADKAYLFSSRPTAVNLGWALDSLENAIQRAQSVNEAKTILLHSAIQLHTEDEVTCRRIGEYGLQLLNEKTTIMTICNAGSIATSKYGTALAPFHLGSEKGKTFHVYACETRPVFQGSRLTTWELQQSGVNVTLIADSMAAHTLKEKNVEAVIVGADRIAANGDTANKIGTSMLAILCKHYDIPFYVAAPSSTFDITLPSGNAIPIEERAPEELTELNGYRISPQETVVYNPAFDVTSHELITGIITEKGILYPSYKESIRHSICHT; translated from the coding sequence ATGACACGCACAACACCCACAATCCCGACGTCATTACAGTTTCGGGATGATCATTTAGAAATATTAAACCAGCAAAAGCTTCCACATAAAATCGAGTACCTACAACTTTATACTTTAAATGAGTTTTATGACGCTATCGTCACGTTGAAGGTAAGGGGCGCGCCTGCAATCGGAATTACGGCCGCTTATGGAATAGCATTATCTATGAATCATTTTGATACAGACTGTCTGTCTGATTTCATGGTTAGATTTAAAGCGGATAAAGCATATTTATTTTCCTCCCGACCCACTGCAGTAAACTTGGGATGGGCATTGGATTCATTGGAAAATGCAATTCAACGGGCACAGTCTGTGAATGAAGCAAAAACCATCCTTCTGCACTCCGCGATTCAACTTCATACTGAAGATGAAGTGACGTGCAGGCGAATCGGAGAATATGGTCTTCAATTACTAAATGAAAAGACAACCATCATGACGATTTGCAATGCAGGATCTATTGCAACCAGCAAATATGGAACAGCATTGGCACCATTTCATTTAGGAAGTGAAAAAGGGAAAACGTTCCATGTCTATGCCTGTGAAACACGCCCGGTATTTCAGGGCTCACGTTTGACAACTTGGGAATTGCAGCAGTCAGGTGTAAACGTAACACTTATTGCAGATAGCATGGCCGCTCATACGTTAAAAGAGAAAAATGTAGAAGCCGTTATAGTTGGGGCAGACAGGATAGCTGCAAATGGGGATACAGCAAATAAAATCGGGACATCCATGCTCGCCATCTTGTGTAAGCACTATGATATCCCTTTTTACGTGGCAGCTCCTTCTTCTACTTTTGATATTACCCTTCCTTCAGGGAACGCTATTCCCATTGAAGAGCGCGCGCCTGAAGAACTTACTGAACTTAATGGTTACAGGATTTCACCTCAGGAAACAGTTGTATACAACCCTGCTTTTGATGTAACATCACATGAATTAATAACTGGAATCATTACTGAGAAGGGAATCCTGTATCCTTCATATAAGGAAAGCATTAGACATTCCATCTGCCATACCTAA
- a CDS encoding 2-hydroxy-3-keto-5-methylthiopentenyl-1-phosphate phosphatase, which produces MAKPIIFCDFDGTITETDNIISLMKQFAPPEWESIKDEILSRDMSIREGVTRLFDLIPSSKKEELLGYLQETSVIRKGFKEFVSFAREKGIPLYILSGGMDFFVHPLLKEYGPFDGIYCNQATFEDQTIKVRWPHPCDSQCGNGECGCCKPSIIRRMNLSEDDEIIVIGDSVTDIEMSRYANTVFARDYLAEKCEEDSIPYKKFETFYDCLEVLKMEVPV; this is translated from the coding sequence GTGGCTAAGCCCATTATCTTTTGTGACTTTGACGGCACGATCACGGAAACAGACAATATCATTTCCTTGATGAAGCAATTCGCTCCGCCGGAATGGGAGAGTATAAAAGATGAAATCCTTTCTCGTGATATGTCTATCAGGGAAGGAGTCACAAGATTGTTTGACCTTATTCCTTCTTCAAAAAAGGAAGAACTTCTTGGTTACTTACAAGAGACTTCAGTTATCAGGAAAGGATTTAAAGAATTTGTGTCATTTGCAAGAGAGAAAGGGATTCCCCTGTATATTCTGAGTGGCGGAATGGATTTTTTTGTTCATCCGCTTCTAAAAGAGTATGGCCCTTTTGACGGGATATATTGTAACCAAGCAACGTTTGAAGATCAGACAATCAAAGTCCGCTGGCCGCACCCTTGCGATTCTCAATGCGGCAATGGGGAATGTGGATGTTGTAAGCCGTCCATTATCAGAAGAATGAATCTTTCGGAAGATGATGAAATCATTGTGATTGGCGATTCGGTTACAGATATCGAAATGTCCAGATATGCAAATACGGTTTTTGCGAGAGATTATCTCGCCGAAAAATGTGAAGAAGATTCTATCCCTTATAAGAAATTTGAGACATTCTATGATTGCTTGGAAGTTTTGAAAATGGAGGTGCCGGTATGA